The genomic segment cctctcctaatattggagcaatttctcggatgggttttttctatttttgcagcttaaggacgacttgtttcacctgcatggagagctcctttgtcctcatgttgtctgttccacatacaccccccccccctcaaatcaactccagggcttttatctgcttcattgataatgacataaccaaggaattgccccacctgcccatgaaatagcctttcagtcaattgtccaattacttttgagcccctgaaataaagtgattgtgttaaaaaggctttagttgctcacatttttatacaatctttttgttcaacccactgaattaaagctgaatgtctgtagttcaactgcatctgagttgtttcatttaaaattcattgtggtaatgtacagaaccaaaattagaaaaaaaagttgtctgtcaaaatatttatgggcctatttgtaccttctgttttcagaaaaaCTTCTGCTGCATGTTTTGCacatgaagggttttttttttctgctgtgacGCTGATGTGTCTGGTTGATCCCAAGGGAATAAGAAGCAAAAGCCTGAATTACTGTGTCCTGAAAGGAGACATGCCTGTATTTAGGCAATAGTGACAAAATAATGTGCTAACCCAAGGATATTGTGTACTGTTGTGAGATGATCAAAATAATAGGTCAAAATAAATCATTGCTCTGTAAGTTCAGTACCCAATCATATGTCTTTATTTTAATAGAGCAAATAGTATACACAGCCCTGAATACTGGTGTATATTTAATGCGCAGAATGTGCTGATCAGCAGGGGTAGGGATGAGGTGTTTTACCGGGGGCAGCCCTAGACCAAaatacagctatatatatatatatatatatatatatatatatatatatatatatatatatatatatacacacacatatatatatatatatatatatatatatatatatatatacacacactatatatatatatatatatatatatatatatatatatatatatatatatatatatatatacatacacagagaTAAATGATAAACATGCTCCATAACATCAGGGTGCTTAGCAGACAATACAGAATGCTtcaaagactaaggggcagatttatcaagggtcaacttgaaaattcaaatttgaaattctaattttcgagcttttttttttacggtcaaaactgtcaaattcgactagggagttattcaaattcgattcgagttttttttttttaaaaaaaatcaaattcgatttttgagatttatcacgctctggccatttaagaactcgatttagactatttgccacctaaaacctgccgaattgctgtttaagtcagtgggagagttccagggatcaatttggagatgtctgCAGCcctcctgatattcaagtttttccgaattcgattcaagttttcgggtcgattctattcatccaagttttaaaaacgtgattatattaatacatttcgattggtcgaatttcgggtttatgggagttttaaacaactcacatgaattcaaattcgacccttgatcaatgtgcctccccgtgtctGAAGCAAAGTACCAATTAGTGATGCACATTAAGGTCCGAGCAGCGTTTAAAGCGTTCCCTTCGACGAGCAAATGGTTTCTCCCGTGTGTGAGTTCTCTGATGCATAGTGAGAGTGGAGCGTACAGTGAAGCTCCTCTCACACACGGGGCACGAGTGAGCTTTCTCCCCGGTGTGAATCCTTCTGTGTACTTTCAGGTTGGAGCGATgagcaaaacatttcccacactcaGAGCAGAcaaatggtttctccccggtgtgaattTTCAGATGGACGTTGAGGTTTGAGCGCCGTGTAAAACACTTGCCGCAGTCGGGACAGGGGTGTGTTTTCTCTCCCGTGTGAATTCTTATATGGACATTGAGGCTCGAGCGGTCGGTGAAAGATTTCCCACAATCGTGGCACGAGTACGGCCGCTCCCCCGTGTGGATTTTCTGATGGACACTCAGGTACGAACGGTGAGTGAAACATTTCCCACAGTCAGAGCACGAATACGGTTTTTCTCCAGTGTGAATCTTCTGATGCACTTTAAGATACGAGCGACgtttaaaacatttcccacagtcGTTACAATGAAACGGGTTGTCTCCCGTGTGAATCGGCTGATGTGTAACAAGATCTTGGCTATTGCTGTCCAATACACAGCACTCAGCACAGTTACAGATCTCCGGTACGGTGAATGTTTCCTGAAGGGGCTCGTAAATGGATTTAATTAGGTCTTTTCTATACTTCGTTGTTATCACATGGTTGTATTCCATGGCAGGAGGAGATTTCTCTCTTTCCAGTAACTGTACTGCAAGTGAATGGTTTCCCCTCTCACAGGAAACTGCTTCCTCTTTAATAACATTTGATATATAATTATCAGACAAGCTGTTATTCAGGCTGgatcccatgataggagtaggtgtatctcttccctgtatctgttctgtaagtggattaatgctgcaatctgattggttactctcTTCCCATGAA from the Xenopus laevis strain J_2021 chromosome 9_10L, Xenopus_laevis_v10.1, whole genome shotgun sequence genome contains:
- the LOC108703845 gene encoding oocyte zinc finger protein XlCOF7.1-like; translation: VAIRTGQVSIYFSLDEWDYIKGNKDLYEDGIKEEPQQLRPLDRDYEGQTDITTELEGALCCNNTTSNIGAEGADVCAEGNLTSSESSPVKQPPPANQIKEEAASWEEGNQSGCSIKLLKKPIKGTDTPTPIMGCSLNNSLSANYVSNGIKEEVVSWEESNQSDCSINPLTEQIQGRDTPTPIMGSSLNNSLSDNYISNVIKEEAVSCERGNHSLAVQLLEREKSPPAMEYNHVITTKYRKDLIKSIYEPLQETFTVPEICNCAECCVLDSNSQDLVTHQPIHTGDNPFHCNDCGKCFKRRSYLKVHQKIHTGEKPYSCSDCGKCFTHRSYLSVHQKIHTGERPYSCHDCGKSFTDRSSLNVHIRIHTGEKTHPCPDCGKCFTRRSNLNVHLKIHTGEKPFVCSECGKCFAHRSNLKVHRRIHTGEKAHSCPVCERSFTVRSTLTMHQRTHTREKPFARRRERFKRCSDLNVHH